Proteins encoded by one window of Spirochaetota bacterium:
- a CDS encoding radical SAM protein, producing the protein MFSFSKTDALDLNPFEICSIRPPTENLSLTFRLTRNCYWNKCAFCPVYKCGAKFSRRTVDEVIEDVQRAKRIDDFLFEHGIGYPVYSEADFYKLQGIVQDVQRQRWEAGIVDVASVDTSDEKSPMNVDDERMQWFMQWFVEKPTLAQCFEHIVQWRIGGSKTCFLGDADGLIVHANDYEKLLSIIKQNFPTLERFTIYGRTKTARKKDFKELSCIQKAGINRVHFGLESGSDEVLKLVNKGEDSRDHVEGCIKAKDAGLSVSVYIMPGLGGRRLSHTHAHQTARVINAIKPEYVRLRTLSVFPYTPLSDMVKSGQFELCTDDEIVDEIEMLITQIEVPVMLYSDSATNLLPLHGQLPHEKDQLLSIIGEYKSKDYAERLQYRLRARLESFVGQYGRLTDDIDELLQPLIKGNRLAIDNTEYAENVITAIYNKLMP; encoded by the coding sequence ATGTTCTCCTTTTCAAAAACGGATGCGTTAGACTTAAATCCTTTTGAAATCTGCTCAATCCGCCCTCCTACAGAAAATTTAAGCTTAACGTTCAGGCTAACTCGAAACTGCTACTGGAACAAATGTGCATTCTGCCCAGTGTATAAATGCGGCGCAAAATTTTCACGCCGAACGGTTGATGAGGTTATTGAGGATGTGCAGCGGGCAAAACGCATTGATGATTTTTTGTTTGAGCATGGCATTGGATATCCAGTGTATTCAGAAGCTGATTTCTATAAATTGCAGGGTATTGTGCAGGATGTACAACGCCAGCGATGGGAAGCAGGGATAGTTGATGTAGCAAGTGTTGACACTAGTGATGAAAAAAGTCCCATGAATGTTGATGACGAACGTATGCAGTGGTTTATGCAGTGGTTTGTGGAAAAGCCAACATTGGCACAATGCTTTGAACATATTGTACAGTGGCGCATCGGTGGGAGCAAAACCTGCTTCCTTGGTGATGCAGATGGACTGATAGTACATGCAAATGACTATGAAAAGCTACTATCGATCATAAAACAAAATTTTCCAACATTGGAACGCTTTACCATTTATGGGCGCACTAAAACTGCACGTAAAAAAGATTTTAAAGAGCTTTCTTGTATTCAAAAAGCAGGTATTAACAGAGTGCATTTTGGCCTTGAAAGCGGCAGCGATGAGGTTTTAAAGCTTGTAAATAAAGGCGAAGATTCTCGCGATCACGTTGAGGGATGTATCAAAGCTAAAGATGCAGGTTTGTCTGTTTCTGTATATATTATGCCGGGATTGGGCGGCAGACGTTTAAGCCACACACATGCTCACCAAACCGCGCGAGTTATTAATGCCATCAAACCTGAATATGTACGTTTACGCACGCTTTCAGTATTTCCCTATACACCACTTTCTGATATGGTTAAAAGTGGTCAATTTGAACTATGCACAGATGATGAGATAGTTGATGAAATTGAAATGCTGATAACACAAATAGAAGTTCCAGTAATGCTGTATAGCGATAGCGCAACGAATCTATTGCCGTTACATGGACAATTACCGCATGAAAAAGATCAACTACTGAGTATCATTGGTGAGTATAAATCTAAGGATTATGCCGAACGTCTGCAGTATCGGTTGCGCGCACGATTGGAATCTTTTGTTGGGCAGTATGGACGTTTAACTGATGACATTGATGAACTTTTACAACCACTTATCAAGGGCAATCGGCTTGCAATAGATAATACGGAATATGCTGAGAATGTCATTACTGCAATTTATAATAAGCTTATGCCGTAA
- a CDS encoding SurA N-terminal domain-containing protein, with the protein MKTKIFYSVIAVAILAFAISCGNKYGGKWIAKIDNDEITDNELNAYYYAQMKSIYNLPKEEIDKLAQDPAQLERNPLLNKNNFLEQMIQQRLVYKKAIDDGIMKNEELNTLLDISKEGLVVQYYIREKFKNEITITPQEVEQIYNQQRARFKGVPVDQAELYIKQQIFQQKLNMKIKELVDTLRDEKKIEKNMELLRKELNTQTQAPQQQAPQAPQQQAK; encoded by the coding sequence ATGAAAACAAAGATTTTTTATTCAGTAATTGCTGTTGCAATCCTGGCATTTGCAATTTCATGCGGCAATAAATATGGTGGCAAGTGGATTGCAAAGATTGACAACGATGAAATTACCGACAACGAATTGAATGCATATTACTATGCACAGATGAAAAGCATTTATAACCTACCTAAAGAAGAAATTGATAAATTGGCACAGGACCCTGCACAGCTGGAACGAAATCCTCTCCTTAATAAAAATAATTTTCTGGAGCAGATGATCCAGCAGCGGCTTGTATACAAAAAAGCTATTGATGATGGCATTATGAAAAACGAGGAATTGAATACCTTGTTAGATATTTCAAAAGAAGGCCTTGTGGTACAATACTACATTCGGGAAAAATTCAAAAACGAGATAACTATTACACCCCAGGAAGTTGAACAGATCTACAATCAGCAGCGTGCGCGTTTCAAAGGTGTACCAGTGGACCAGGCTGAGCTGTATATAAAGCAGCAGATTTTTCAACAGAAACTTAATATGAAAATAAAAGAGCTTGTTGATACACTCCGCGACGAAAAGAAAATTGAGAAAAACATGGAATTGCTACGAAAAGAGCTGAATACACAAACACAGGCTCCGCAGCAACAAGCACCGCAAGCACCACAACAACAAGCAAAATAA